In Vitis riparia cultivar Riparia Gloire de Montpellier isolate 1030 chromosome 19, EGFV_Vit.rip_1.0, whole genome shotgun sequence, the following proteins share a genomic window:
- the LOC117908473 gene encoding chaperone protein dnaJ C76, chloroplastic-like, which produces MWVSAVSPHHFSLTNSSQFNNPNHSEHQKARNSMWVSAVSLHHFSLTNSSQFDNPNKLITRWRPEFTSVRCSTSTAGRRSARTRKSYHELLGDSVDSNTQQIKEAYRKLQKKYHPDVAGEKGHEYSLMLNEAYGVLAWEDLRREYDASIGQMRVGFWGSFSSLGYGSWKGPLRPQASIGSRECVHHAGNTFVMVDALGCARVKVRYGDDGKKIEVWVDSCLVNWIHWVDREELAILKFLIQPQPQEGYGVFGGGWERPAIVFMAAKPSKKRPNRQGDYNKRNASRTDDEKTSNAILEKLKEIFSRVVYLGRLGSKKENEE; this is translated from the exons ATGTGGGTCTCTGCAGTCTCACCTCACCATTTCTCATTGACAAACTCTTCCCAATTCAACAACCCAAACCACTCTGAGCATCAGAAAGCTAGAAACAGTATGTGGGTCTCTGCAGTCTCACTTCACCATTTCTCATTGACAAACTCTTCCCAATTCGACAACCCAAACAAGCTCATCACAAG ATGGAGGCCCGAGTTCACTTCAGTAAGGTGCAGTACCAGCACTGCAGGTCGAAGAAGCGCGAGAACAAGGAAGAGTTACCATGAGTTGCTTGGAGATTCTGTTGACTCAAATACTCAGCAGATCAAAGAAGCTTACAGGAAGCTTCAAAAGAAATATCACCCAGATGTTGCAGGCGAAAAG GGACATGAGTACAGTTTGATGCTGAATGAGGCGTATGGGGTTCTGGCATGGGAAGATCTCAGAAGAGAGTATGATGCTTCAATCGGCCAAATGAGAGTGGGGTTTTGGGGAAGCTTTTCTAGCTTGGGTTACGGTTCATGGAAAGGCCCCTTAAGACCCCAAGCATCCATAG GTAGCAGAGAATGCGTCCACCATGCAGGTAACACTTTTGTGATGGTAGATGCTCTTGGGTGTGCAAGAGTCAAAGTTCGGTATGGAGATGATGGCAAGAAAATTGAG GTTTGGGTTGATTCATGCCTAGTAAACTGGATTCACTGGGTGGATAGGGAAGAGTTAGCAATACTAAAGTTCCTGATTCAGCCTCAACCTCAGGAAGGCTATGGTGTTTTTGGAGGAGGATGGGAAAGACCTGCAATTGTTTTCATGGCAGCCAAGCCCTCCAAAAAGCGGCCCAATCGGCAGGGTGACTACAATAAAAGGAATG CATCCAGAACTGATGACGAAAAGACTTCCAATGCAATTCTGGAAAAACTGAAGGAAATTTTCAGTCGTGTTGTTTATCTGGGGCGACTCGgctcaaaaaaggaaaatgaagagtAA
- the LOC117908474 gene encoding chaperone protein dnaJ C76, chloroplastic-like encodes MWVSEVSLHHFSLPNSSQFDIPNNLTTRWRHKFTSVRCSSRSDGQSARTRKSYYELLGVSVDSNHREIKEAYRKLQKKYHPDVAGQKGHEYSLMLNEAYRVLAREDLRREYDASIGKMTVGFGGIFSGMGSSWKGPLRPQALFVDENKCIGCRECVHHAGNTFVMDDALGCARVKAQYGDDDKKIEVSVDSCPVNCIHWVDREELAILEFLIQPQPKEGYGVFGGGWERPANVFMAAKAFNKQLKQQADHHQRNASRTVEEETPAQAEARANASMKIKMERLSRIWNWLKEVSGSTKANKE; translated from the exons ATGTGGGTCTCTGAAGTCTCACTTCACCATTTCTCATTGCCAAACTCTTCCCAATTCGACATCCCAAACAACCTCACCACAAG ATGGAGGCACAAGTTCACTTCAGTAAGGTGCAGTAGTAGAAGTGATGGTCAAAGTGCAAGAACAAGGAAGAGTTACTATGAGTTGCTTGGAGTTTCTGTTGATTCAAATCATCGGGAGATCAAAGAAGCTTACAGGAAGCTTCAAAAGAAATATCACCCAGATGTTGCAGGACAAAAg GGACATGAGTACAGTTTGATGCTGAATGAGGCGTATAGGGTTCTGGCAAGGGAAGATCTCAGAAGAGAGTATGATGCTTCAATCGGCAAAATGACAGTGGGGTTTGGGGGAATCTTTTCTGGCATGGGTAGTTCATGGAAAGGCCCCTTGAGACCCCAAGCTCTGTTTGTTGATGAAAATAAATGCATAG GTTGCAGAGAATGTGTCCACCATGCAGGTAACACTTTTGTAATGGATGATGCTCTTGGGTGCGCAAGAGTCAAGGCTCAATATGGAGATGATGACAAGAAAATTGAG GTTTCggttgattcatgcccagtaaACTGCATTCACTGGGTGGATAGGGAAGAGTTGGCAATACTAGAGTTCCTGATTCAGCCTCAACCCAAGGAAGGTTATGGTGTTTTTGGAGGAGGATGGGAAAGGCCTGCAAATGTTTTCATGGCTGCTAAGGCCTTCAACAAGCAACTGAAACAGCAGGCTGACCATCATCAAAGAAATG CATCCAGAACTGTTGAAGAAGAGACTCCAGCTCAGGCAGAGGCTCGGGCCAATGCAAGTATGAAAATAAAGATGGAGAGATTATCAAGGATTTGGAATTGGCTGAAGGAAGTCTCTGGCTCCACCAAGGCAAATAAAGAGTAA
- the LOC117908113 gene encoding putative F-box/LRR-repeat protein At3g28410 — protein sequence MEDAVATSLLSSKWRDLWRLTSNEDFNYRWVQVRRKEIHPSVNHFVCSHHGKEIKCFSVSLRCKKSILPDVQSWITYAAKKNVEELCINLNDREDNRKNRTYHLHHLSFPACVLSFSSLVKLANPQVSMAGYGLLPSLINGITEKSPAVQLLCLINCNLTENLHVNISSNSNLRKLIIEDEFVEYSRMQHIFIYAPKITRIEFLSSMPKRKYHIVNMGVGIEARFNLNRMFRERGAAKATCNGVLVRRYQQKLLGLLKTFQTAKVLEVCSWCIQVLSILKVRQLEILLFEATHLVLNTGLNGWELPGIALLLRACRKLENLVIVMNDEAEELQFNDAFQRIYAFKQEFYWKNQGASSTVCLQQLAVVEFRISHGDEFFRVTDN from the exons ATGGAAGATGCTGTGGCTACCTCCTTACTCTCGTCGAAGTGGAGGGACTTATGGAGGCTCACTTCTAACGAGGATTTCAACTATCGATGGGTGCAAGTCAGGAGAAAAGAAATCCATCCATCTGTGAACCACTTTGTCTGCTCGCACCATGGCAAGGAGATCAAATGCTTTTCTGTGTCTTTGAGGTGTAAGAAGAGTATATTGCCTGATGTGCAGTCTTGGATTACTTATGCagctaaaaaaaatgttgaagaacTGTGCATCAACTTGAATGATAGGGAAGATAACAGGAAGAACAGAACGTATCATTTGCATCATTTGAGTTTTCCTGCCTGTGTTTTGAGCTTTTCTTCCCTGGTGAAGCTAGCTAACCCTCAAGTTTCTATGGCTGGATATGGATTACTTCCCTCACT CATCAATGGAATCACTGAAAAATCTCCAGCAGTGCAACTCCTGTGCTTGATTAACTGTAATCTGACTGAGAATCTCCATGTTAACATTTCTTCAAATTCTAATCTTCGGAAGCTGATAATTGAGGATGAGTTTGTGGAGTATAGCAGGATGCAGCATATTTTTATCTATGCTCCAAAAATTACGAGGATAGAGTTTTTGTCAAGCATGCCAAAGAGGAAGTACCATATAGTGAACATGGGGGTTGGTATTGAAGCAAGGTTCAACTTGAATAGGATGTTTCGTGAGCGAGGAGCAGCCAAGGCCACCTGTAATGGTGTGCTTGTTCGCCGGTATCAGCAGAAACTTTTGGGTCTACTCAAGACGTTTCAGACTGCTAAGGTACTTGAAGTATGTAGCTGGTGTATTCAG GTTTTATCCATATTAAAGGTCAGACAGCTGGAAATTCTGTTGTTTGAGGCAACCCATCTCGTGCTGAATACCGGACTGAATGGTTGGGAGCTCCCAGGGATTGCACTGCTGCTGAGGGCCTGTCGCAAGCTGGAGAATCTTGTCATAGTTATGAATGATGAAGCTGAAGAGTTACAA TTCAATGATGCTTTCCAACGAATTTATGCTTTTAAACAAGAATTTTACTGGAAGAACCAAGGTGCTTCCTCCACTGtctgcttgcaacaactggctGTTGTTGAGTTCAGGATCTCTCATGGAGATGAGTTTTTTCGAGTGACCGATAACTGA